From one Stigmatopora nigra isolate UIUO_SnigA chromosome 8, RoL_Snig_1.1, whole genome shotgun sequence genomic stretch:
- the slc25a15a gene encoding solute carrier family 25 member 15a isoform X3 has protein sequence MQTFPGMYRGPAHCLAFTWKRVGLRGLYKGTAPALLANIGENSVLFLGYGFCQDAIRRLAHVDAGRELSDVQKATAGSLASFFSSLVLCPTELVKCRLQAMLEMEASGKMARGQQRWVRGRSSTAVDRQAAPVLPLTNARLGRAGRKGVDGGQVGAGERRAAGFLPRADVLPGPGVPGLLLLLRSLRTQPLRLRPSHGDGQGRHRNAGADAERRCSRRLPVAGHLPHRLRQVQDPGALLGGEAGGLRQDLPGRATQRGRGGALLGPEHHHDPHLSRQRRPLLGLRVHAQVDDGGGGGLKRGPEAEA, from the exons ATGCAGACCTTCCCCGGCATGTACCGGGGCCCCGCCCACTGCCTGGCCTTCACCTGGAAGCGGGTGGGCCTGCGCGGCCTGTACAAGGGCACCGCCCCGGCGCTGCTGGCCAACATCGGCGAGAACTCTGTGCTCTTTCTGGGCTACGGATTCTGCCAGGATGCCATCCGCCGGCTGGCCCACGTGGACGCCGGCCGAGAACTCAG CGACGTGCAGAAAGCCACGGCCGGATCTCTGGCCTCCTTCTTCTCGTCTCTGGTGCTGTGCCCCACCGAGCTGGTCAAGTGCCGCCTGCAGGCCATGCTGGAGATGGAGGCGTCGGGCAAGATGGCGCGGGGACAGCAGAGGTGGGTGCGTGGTCGGTCGTCGACAGCCGTCGACAGGCAGGCCGCGCCCGTCCTCCCGCTCACAAACGCCCGTCTCGGTCGGGCGGGAAGGAAGGGTGTGGACGGTGGTCAAGTCGGTGCTGGAGAGAGACGGGCCGCTGGGTTTCTACCAAGGGCTGACGTCCTCCCTGGTCCGGGAGTTCCCGGGTTACTTCTGCTTCTTCGGAGCTTACGAACTCAGCCGCTCCGCCTTCGCCCGTCACATGGGGACGGACAAGGAAGGCATCG GAACGCCGGCGCTGATGCTGAGCGGCGGTGTAGCCGGCGCTTGCCTGTGGCTGGCCATCTACCCCATCGACTGCGTCAAGTCCAGGATCCAGGTGCACTCCTTGGTGGGGAGGCAGGAGGGCTTCGTCAAGACCTTCCTGGGCGTGCTACGCAACGAGG GCGTGGGGGCGCTTTACTCGGGCCTGAGCACCACCATGATCCGCACCTTTCCCGCCAACGGCGCCCTCTTCTGGGCTTACGAGTTCACGCGCAAGTGGATGATGGAGGCGGCGGGGGCCTGAAGCGGGGGCCTGAGGCGGAGGCCTGA
- the slc25a15a gene encoding solute carrier family 25 member 15a isoform X1: MALHPMVQAIIDFTAGAAGGTACVLSGQPLDTVKVKMQTFPGMYRGPAHCLAFTWKRVGLRGLYKGTAPALLANIGENSVLFLGYGFCQDAIRRLAHVDAGRELSDVQKATAGSLASFFSSLVLCPTELVKCRLQAMLEMEASGKMARGQQRWVRGRSSTAVDRQAAPVLPLTNARLGRAGRKGVDGGQVGAGERRAAGFLPRADVLPGPGVPGLLLLLRSLRTQPLRLRPSHGDGQGRHRNAGADAERRCSRRLPVAGHLPHRLRQVQDPGALLGGEAGGLRQDLPGRATQRGRGGALLGPEHHHDPHLSRQRRPLLGLRVHAQVDDGGGGGLKRGPEAEA, translated from the exons ATGGCCCTCCATCCCATGGTGCAAGCCATCATTGACTTCACGGCGGGAGCAGCAG gcGGCACGGCGTGCGTGCTGAGCGGGCAGCCGCTGGACACGGTCAAGGTGAAGATGCAGACCTTCCCCGGCATGTACCGGGGCCCCGCCCACTGCCTGGCCTTCACCTGGAAGCGGGTGGGCCTGCGCGGCCTGTACAAGGGCACCGCCCCGGCGCTGCTGGCCAACATCGGCGAGAACTCTGTGCTCTTTCTGGGCTACGGATTCTGCCAGGATGCCATCCGCCGGCTGGCCCACGTGGACGCCGGCCGAGAACTCAG CGACGTGCAGAAAGCCACGGCCGGATCTCTGGCCTCCTTCTTCTCGTCTCTGGTGCTGTGCCCCACCGAGCTGGTCAAGTGCCGCCTGCAGGCCATGCTGGAGATGGAGGCGTCGGGCAAGATGGCGCGGGGACAGCAGAGGTGGGTGCGTGGTCGGTCGTCGACAGCCGTCGACAGGCAGGCCGCGCCCGTCCTCCCGCTCACAAACGCCCGTCTCGGTCGGGCGGGAAGGAAGGGTGTGGACGGTGGTCAAGTCGGTGCTGGAGAGAGACGGGCCGCTGGGTTTCTACCAAGGGCTGACGTCCTCCCTGGTCCGGGAGTTCCCGGGTTACTTCTGCTTCTTCGGAGCTTACGAACTCAGCCGCTCCGCCTTCGCCCGTCACATGGGGACGGACAAGGAAGGCATCG GAACGCCGGCGCTGATGCTGAGCGGCGGTGTAGCCGGCGCTTGCCTGTGGCTGGCCATCTACCCCATCGACTGCGTCAAGTCCAGGATCCAGGTGCACTCCTTGGTGGGGAGGCAGGAGGGCTTCGTCAAGACCTTCCTGGGCGTGCTACGCAACGAGG GCGTGGGGGCGCTTTACTCGGGCCTGAGCACCACCATGATCCGCACCTTTCCCGCCAACGGCGCCCTCTTCTGGGCTTACGAGTTCACGCGCAAGTGGATGATGGAGGCGGCGGGGGCCTGAAGCGGGGGCCTGAGGCGGAGGCCTGA
- the slc25a15a gene encoding solute carrier family 25 member 15a isoform X2 — translation MALHPMVQAIIDFTAGAAGGTACVLSGQPLDTVKVKMQTFPGMYRGPAHCLAFTWKRVGLRGLYKGTAPALLANIGENSVLFLGYGFCQDAIRRLAHVDAGRELSDVQKATAGSLASFFSSLVLCPTELVKCRLQAMLEMEASGKMARGQQRKGVDGGQVGAGERRAAGFLPRADVLPGPGVPGLLLLLRSLRTQPLRLRPSHGDGQGRHRNAGADAERRCSRRLPVAGHLPHRLRQVQDPGALLGGEAGGLRQDLPGRATQRGRGGALLGPEHHHDPHLSRQRRPLLGLRVHAQVDDGGGGGLKRGPEAEA, via the exons ATGGCCCTCCATCCCATGGTGCAAGCCATCATTGACTTCACGGCGGGAGCAGCAG gcGGCACGGCGTGCGTGCTGAGCGGGCAGCCGCTGGACACGGTCAAGGTGAAGATGCAGACCTTCCCCGGCATGTACCGGGGCCCCGCCCACTGCCTGGCCTTCACCTGGAAGCGGGTGGGCCTGCGCGGCCTGTACAAGGGCACCGCCCCGGCGCTGCTGGCCAACATCGGCGAGAACTCTGTGCTCTTTCTGGGCTACGGATTCTGCCAGGATGCCATCCGCCGGCTGGCCCACGTGGACGCCGGCCGAGAACTCAG CGACGTGCAGAAAGCCACGGCCGGATCTCTGGCCTCCTTCTTCTCGTCTCTGGTGCTGTGCCCCACCGAGCTGGTCAAGTGCCGCCTGCAGGCCATGCTGGAGATGGAGGCGTCGGGCAAGATGGCGCGGGGACAGCAGAG GAAGGGTGTGGACGGTGGTCAAGTCGGTGCTGGAGAGAGACGGGCCGCTGGGTTTCTACCAAGGGCTGACGTCCTCCCTGGTCCGGGAGTTCCCGGGTTACTTCTGCTTCTTCGGAGCTTACGAACTCAGCCGCTCCGCCTTCGCCCGTCACATGGGGACGGACAAGGAAGGCATCG GAACGCCGGCGCTGATGCTGAGCGGCGGTGTAGCCGGCGCTTGCCTGTGGCTGGCCATCTACCCCATCGACTGCGTCAAGTCCAGGATCCAGGTGCACTCCTTGGTGGGGAGGCAGGAGGGCTTCGTCAAGACCTTCCTGGGCGTGCTACGCAACGAGG GCGTGGGGGCGCTTTACTCGGGCCTGAGCACCACCATGATCCGCACCTTTCCCGCCAACGGCGCCCTCTTCTGGGCTTACGAGTTCACGCGCAAGTGGATGATGGAGGCGGCGGGGGCCTGAAGCGGGGGCCTGAGGCGGAGGCCTGA
- the slc25a15a gene encoding solute carrier family 25 member 15a isoform X4, translating into MALHPMVQAIIDFTAGAAGGTACVLSGQPLDTVKVKMQTFPGMYRGPAHCLAFTWKRVGLRGLYKGTAPALLANIGENSVLFLGYGFCQDAIRRLAHVDAGRELSDVQKATAGSLASFFSSLVLCPTELVKCRLQAMLEMEASGKMARGQQRVWTVVKSVLERDGPLGFYQGLTSSLVREFPGYFCFFGAYELSRSAFARHMGTDKEGIGTPALMLSGGVAGACLWLAIYPIDCVKSRIQVHSLVGRQEGFVKTFLGVLRNEGVGALYSGLSTTMIRTFPANGALFWAYEFTRKWMMEAAGA; encoded by the exons ATGGCCCTCCATCCCATGGTGCAAGCCATCATTGACTTCACGGCGGGAGCAGCAG gcGGCACGGCGTGCGTGCTGAGCGGGCAGCCGCTGGACACGGTCAAGGTGAAGATGCAGACCTTCCCCGGCATGTACCGGGGCCCCGCCCACTGCCTGGCCTTCACCTGGAAGCGGGTGGGCCTGCGCGGCCTGTACAAGGGCACCGCCCCGGCGCTGCTGGCCAACATCGGCGAGAACTCTGTGCTCTTTCTGGGCTACGGATTCTGCCAGGATGCCATCCGCCGGCTGGCCCACGTGGACGCCGGCCGAGAACTCAG CGACGTGCAGAAAGCCACGGCCGGATCTCTGGCCTCCTTCTTCTCGTCTCTGGTGCTGTGCCCCACCGAGCTGGTCAAGTGCCGCCTGCAGGCCATGCTGGAGATGGAGGCGTCGGGCAAGATGGCGCGGGGACAGCAGAG GGTGTGGACGGTGGTCAAGTCGGTGCTGGAGAGAGACGGGCCGCTGGGTTTCTACCAAGGGCTGACGTCCTCCCTGGTCCGGGAGTTCCCGGGTTACTTCTGCTTCTTCGGAGCTTACGAACTCAGCCGCTCCGCCTTCGCCCGTCACATGGGGACGGACAAGGAAGGCATCG GAACGCCGGCGCTGATGCTGAGCGGCGGTGTAGCCGGCGCTTGCCTGTGGCTGGCCATCTACCCCATCGACTGCGTCAAGTCCAGGATCCAGGTGCACTCCTTGGTGGGGAGGCAGGAGGGCTTCGTCAAGACCTTCCTGGGCGTGCTACGCAACGAGG GCGTGGGGGCGCTTTACTCGGGCCTGAGCACCACCATGATCCGCACCTTTCCCGCCAACGGCGCCCTCTTCTGGGCTTACGAGTTCACGCGCAAGTGGATGATGGAGGCGGCGGGGGCCTGA
- the foxo1a gene encoding forkhead box protein O1-A: protein MAEQQQQQQEEAHSVDVDPDFEPLARPRSCTWPLPRPELSVHPGDSDASVKREPAGRDFLSNLGLLEENEDFEFQCQEACVHQPHPQHPPPPPPHHHHQQHHHHHPHHLTGPPIQQQQQVALISTPGAGSSSPGAVASAVASAVSSSGVAAQRKGSSSRRNAWGNMSYADLITKAIESSPENRLTLSQIYDWMVKSVPYFKDKGDSNSSAGWKNSIRHNLSLHSRFVRVQNEGTGKSSWWMLNPEGGKSGKSPRRRAASMDNNNGKFAKSRGRAAKKKLSLQGGPEGGNGGNGVGAAAADSPAGSYAKWPGSPGHEEPDAWNAFRPRASSNASTLSGRLSPFVAEDELGEAQAEAHLGYPKMAGALPSLSEMAGSLGRGSECAVENLLDSFNLLSPASSQAGGGGANPASSPSPMMSAGPGGYPSYGSPAVATASQPQPEYRECAYGQLGIDGMSPVRGLAEAEAPFAYGRGPPGLLKELLTSDAERHGDLPPSAGTAATGSRPYAAARRVSELAAGGDPRPRPSPLNGRLLASLGGGMAARPPCAKNPAQLPYGHLCPPGVFCPLNTNGYGRASTAGMAVAPPPHLEKLPSDLDDMSIEKFEFDMDTVLHETLMDGDALDFNFEPVASHPGFTRGVKTTTHSWVSG, encoded by the exons ATGgcggaacaacaacaacaacaacaagaagaagCACACTCGGTGGACGTGGACCCGGACTTCGAGCCGCTGGCCCGACCCCGCTCGTGCACCTGGCCTCTTCCCCGACCGGAGTTGTCGGTCCACCCGGGCGACTCGGACGCGTCGGTCAAGCGGGAGCCCGCCGGTCGCGACTTTCTCAGCAACCTGGGCCTTCTGGAGGAGAACGAGGACTTTGAGTTCCAGTGTCAAGAGGCGTGCGTCCATCAGCCGCATCCTcagcatcctcctcctcctcctcctcatcatcatcatcaacaacatcatcatcatcatcctcatcatctcaCCGGTCCACCAatccagcagcagcaacaagtGGCTCTGATCTCTACGCCGGGCGCCGGCTCGTCCTCACCCGGGGCCGTCGCCTCCGCCGTCGCCTCCGCCGTCTCCTCCAGCGGCGTCGCGGCTCAGAGGAAGGGCAGCTCGTCACGGAGGAACGCCTGGGGGAACATGTCGTACGCCGACCTGATCACCAAAGCCATCGAGAGCTCTCCGGAGAACAGACTGACGCTGTCGCAGATCTACGACTGGATGGTGAAGAGCGTGCCTTACTTTAAGGACAAGGGGGACAGCAACAGTTCGGCTGGATGGAAG AACTCCATCCGCCACAACCTGTCGCTGCACAGCCGCTTTGTGCGCGTCCAGAACGAGGGCACGGGCAAGAGCTCGTGGTGGATGCTCAACCCCGAGGGCGGCAAGAGCGGCAAGTCGCCCCGTCGCCGGGCCGCCTCCATGGACAACAACAACGGCAAGTTCGCCAAGAGCCGAGGACGCGCTGCCAAGAAAAAG CTGTCGCTGCAAGGCGGCCCCGAGGGTGGCAACGGTGGCAATGGcgtcggcgccgccgccgccgacagCCCGGCGGGCTCCTACGCCAAGTGGCCCGGCAGCCCCGGCCACGAGGAGCCCGACGCCTGGAACGCCTTCCGTCCCCGCGCCAGTTCCAACGCCAGCACGCTCAGCGGGCGCCTGTCGCCCTTCGTGGCCGAGGACGAGCTGGGCGAGGCCCAGGCCGAGGCGCACCTGGGCTACCCCAAGATGGCCGGCGCCCTGCCCAGCCTCTCGGAGATGGCCGGCTCCCTGGGACGCGGCTCCGAGTGCGCCGTGGAGAACCTCCTGGACAGCTTCAACCTGCTGTCGCCCGCCAGCTCCCAGGCGGGCGGGGGCGGGGCCAACCCCGCTTCCTCGCCCTCCCCCATGATGTCGGCCGGCCCCGGCGGGTACCCCTCGTACGGCTCCCCCGCCGTGGCCACGGCGTCGCAGCCTCAGCCCGAGTACCGCGAGTGCGCGTACGGGCAGTTGGGGATTGACGGCATGTCGCCCGTGCGGGGCCTGGCGGAGGCCGAGGCCCCCTTTGCGTACGGCCGGGGCCCGCCCGGCCTCCTCAAGGAGCTGCTCACGTCCGACGCCGAACGGCACGGGGACCTCCCGCCCTCGGCGGGTACGGCCGCCACCGGGTCCCGGCCTTACGCCGCCGCCCGGCGCGTGTCCGAACTGGCGGCGGGGGGTGACCCGCGGCCCCGGCCCTCGCCACTCAACGGCCGCCTGCTGGCGTCTCTGGGCGGAGGGATGGCGGCGCGTCCGCCCTGCGCCAAGAACCCGGCGCAGCTGCCCTACGGCCACCTGTGCCCGCCGGGCGTCTTCTGCCCGCTCAACACCAACGGCTACGGGCGGGCGAGCACGGCGGGCATGGCGGTGGCGCCGCCCCCCCACCTGGAGAAACTGCCCAGCGACCTGGACGACATGTCCATCGAGAAGTTTGAGTTTGACATGGACACGGTCCTCCACGAGACGCTGATGGACGGCGACGCGCTGGACTTCAACTTTGAGCCCGTGGCCAGCCATCCGGGCTTCACCCGCGGGGTGAAGACCACCACGCACAGCTGGGTGTCCGGCTAG